The window TCGCGCTCAGCCTTCATCATCCTCATCCGGCTCCAGCTCAAAGGAGACCGCTTTGACGAACTCCGCTCCCAATTGCATGGGGTCTTCAGCCTCGTAGAGTAAGGTGGTCTGAAGGAACAAAAAGCTTTCATGTCCCATTGAGAGAAATTCAAGGGCCATGCCCTCCTCATTCACCCAAACAACAGTGCAACGGGCCCGGAGCTCAATACCAAAGTCATTCTCAGGATTGCTCAGTTCGACGATGCAGGTATCTCCTTTCTGTTGGTCAAACTGCCCCTTAACATACATTCCGCCCAGACTGAGATTGTCGACGGTGTTATGTGTATATTTCTTTCCGTCGAAATCAATATGTACATCTCGCTGGAAGTCCACTCGGGTATACTGCCGGGTTCGAGTATACTCCCCGGTATTTAAAGTATTCATCAAACCGTCTTTATGGGAAAAGGGTATTCGCAATGTCTTGAAAGAGGACAATTCCTGCATATAGGATTTATCACATCAAAGTAAAAATAATAAATGATCTTTCCTGTTTTTTCAAAGTAAATATTTCAAATTGCCCATTTGGCGGGCACTCTCCTTCAGAACAAACAACTTACGCTCTCCAGTACCCACTGTTCTCAAGAACATTCGCAGGTACCAGGCCGGTATACAGCAGGCCGTCGCCTTGCTGCCCTCTCGTATATAAAAAAATAAATGTCTGATAGAAAAGCTGATAAGGGCTTACTTTGTTTGCGGGTGGGGAGGGAGGTATGGGAGGGGAGAGGCGGGCTGCCATAGGGTCGTTTCTGTCCGGGGTGTTACCCCGGCCTGGTTTACATTGCCCTTTCAGGGCATTGCCCCGAAGGGGCTGTATATATCAGCTCAGGGTAACACCCTGAGTATGCTGTGGGTTCGCTCTGCCCTGTTGCGGTGGTGCAGGGTGAACAGAAAGGGCGACCGGCTGGTCGCCCTTGTGGGGTGTAATACCCTCCTCTTCATAGGGTAGGAACGACCACAGAAACTAACGCAGAAGGCGACAATGGAAGATTGAAAATGTTATCTATATACTTCCCGGCGATGTGCTATGGTGACCACCAGAATAATGAGTTCATTATCCTGAATTTCATAAATGACGCGGTACGTTCCGATTCGGATGCGCCATGCCGGACGTCCTGTCAGCTTCTTACAGCCGGACGGTCTGGGATTGTCGGCCAAGGCATATATTGCCGAAGCAATGCGGTTGCGCGTTTGACTCTCCAGCTTGGCAAGCTGCTTCTGCGCTGAACGAAGGATAGTGACCGAGTAGGTCACGCCCGGTTCTCCGGCTCAATTTCGTGCATTGCCTGGGCAAACGGAACAGCTTCCTGCGGACCTGCCTTAGCGGCATCGTATTGTCGGATGTCGTCCAGTTCCTCCAGTGCTTCAAGAACCTTTTCCCATTCGGCTGCGGAAATCAGTACAGCCGTTCGCTTCCGGTCGGCATTAACAACATATTGCGGATGAATTGACAGCATTGCGGTACCTCTTTTGGGTCATTGTATCCAGAGACAAGGAGAGTAACGTTATTACAGAATGTTATCACCTTGTCTATGCAGAAGCAAATGAAAAGCCCCCTCATCTCTTTCAGTCCGCCTTCTTTGCGCGGTACAAACAGAAAAGGCCGTCTGCAAGAAAAGCAGGCGGCCTTTTTGTGCTCTGTTATCAGGCAAAGATCGGCAGAATACCCTCTTCATAGGGTATAACGTACCTTACTCGGCAAAGACATCCTCAAGGCTGACAGCGGTGAGAATGCGCTCAGACCATATTTCAAGCATCCCACCGGATGCCTCTTTCAGCATCTGCTCTGCCCATTCGGGAAGCTCTCCGAAACGTTTTCTCAGCTGCCGTGAAAGGAGCTGGAGTTCTCCCTGCACAACGCCCTGCTGCACGCCCTGCTGAAGACCCCGTTGCACTCCCTGCTCAAGCCCCTGATCGTAATATTTCTTCAGAAAAGATTGCATGATATCGCCTCCATGAACAGAATCTTCCAGAACTGCTCCAAGTGTTTCTTCGTCCAGTTTCCCTGTGCCCTCGGTGAGGTAATAGAGCAGAGTGAATATGATTTCGCGCCCGTTGTCATTGTCCAGCATCTCACGGGCCTGCGCCAGTATTTCCGGCAGCCGCACTGACAAATCATCCCGGAAGACGTGCTTGAGTGTCAGCAGCACTGTCCGGGCAGATATCCCACCCCGGACATCCTGATCATCCAAGCGGGAGAAGTCCTGAAGTACCGGTGAAAACTCGGGCAGCCGCGCAAGCAAGGCTGGTTCCTGTACTGTGAACAGGGAATGGAAGTTCACTGGATGCTGCCAGGGCCGTGCGCCGTGATAGATAATCATGGGGTACACCGGCGGCAGTTTTGTCGCCTTTGGGTGCTCCGCGCAGTACTGCTCCCAGATGCGCACCATATAACGCAGAACCTGAAACACGGTCATGGGATCGATGTAGCTCTTATGCTCAAGGAGCAGATAGAGCAGGAGCTTTTCCGTGTCACCGCCCTGCACGGGCGTGTACTCCACCGCATAAAGCAGGTCCGATGCCGAGGGATGCAGCTCCGGGTCAACAAAGCTGTCCGGGATACGCTCCAGTGTTTCCAGGTTAATGTGCTCAAGCAGCTCTTCCGGGAGATTATGGCGAAAGTATCCTGCTGCCACCTCGGGCTGCCCAAAGGTCTGCCGGAACACATGATCATGCGGATTGGTTACCGAACTCATGCTGATAATATAACGATATTCGCCAAGATTGGCAACTACGGAGGGGAGGAGTTTGAAATGATCGCAGGCAAGGGCGACCGACCGGTCGCCCTTGTGGGATGTAATACCCTCTTCTTATGGTAGGTACTCAAAGGCCACCTGTTTGTCAAAGCCATGTAGGGTGCATTTCATGCACCTTTTCGGTGCGGAGGCACCTCAGACCTGTTTTTCATCGCTTCCAAAGATGTCCGAGAAATTCACACTCACTCCCTCAGAGGATACCTGACCGGTCAATTCGACCTTCCGTGACCCAGGCCGAGATACGTACACAAGCTGCCCGTACGGTTCAATGGTCCAGACCGCTGCAATGCCCTCCTTCAGAAAGCGTTCTGCCTTTTGCATCAATTCATGTATGGACTGACTTGGTGAGGCGACCTCAATGACCAGTTGCGGCAGCACTGCGCATTTGGTGCTGTCTTCGTGAAAGTTGGGACGGATGGTCCCTCGTTTGTACACGGCAAGATCGGGAATAAGTCCTGCTCCGATATCCAGCGTCAGCTCAGGCCATGCCTCCCATTTTCCAGTCTTTTCCAGTTCAACTATGATCCGTCTGCACAGATAGCTATGATTCAGTGAAGGGGTCATTATATCTGCTCCATTATGTGCATCATTGGTGGTGTGGAGGCCACTGGTTACCCGGCTAAGGGATAAGGAGGGGACGTATGTTTACTTCAGTGGTAGGGAAAATGTAGGGGCGACCGACCGGTCGCCCTTGTGGGTGTAATACCCTCTTCATAGGGTAGGTACTCCAACAACCTTGTATTAAGTAATAATAGCCTCACCGGATTATGCAAGAAAAAAACGACAGCAAACACATTTTAAGGGTGTTGAAAAGTACCCCAGCATAGAGCAATTTCAGTTGTCCGAGATGCCCAATAAGCATTTTTTTTCGTTTATCAGTGTTGCTGCAGCTTGATGTCGAACACTTTCCAGGCGGATTTTAGCCTTTTTCAAACCACTATGGGCAAAGACTCTGTTTTTTGGACAAGCCGACTGTCAGGAACAGCAAAAATGAGCAAACGGGTATTGTTGGGTGCTGCAATAATTTACATTGTTTCTTTGATCTTTCTGTTATGCTGCCATTTTGAAGAGCGGCAGTTGCGGTGACTTTTTAGCAGGTTCTTTTTTGCGGGTTCCTGCCATTTTTAACAATAACAAAGAGATGCTGCTGAACGTACATCGAACTGTGATTGCGGACTGACCGCGAACCCGAACGGTTTCAAGACCGGTTTGATGCTTTAACAGATTGAAAGGCCGTTCACAGTTCTTGCGAATATCATGCGCCTCCCGTATCTGCTCGACATGGTAAGGTATTCGCTGGAAAAAGCCTCTGTCTAATGATATGCTTCGACATTGAGGGCAGCTTCCTTTAAGAAGGCATTCACCTGTATTTGCTGCGCATTTATACTCGTGATGATCTTCGTCAACGCCCGCATACTCCATAGGAACAGAACATTCGTTATGGCAGAAAACCGTGCCATTGGCGGTATCAACATTGTCCGGTGTAGATACTGTGGAACAGGGTGGGGTTGTCACGTATATACCTTTTTTGTCGTGCAATGATCCGTCATTGTCATGATAGGCAGTATCGGCGGTGACCAGTTTCACCTCAACGCCCATAGCCTGCGCCACATCAACCAAAAGCGAAAGAAAATGGCTGTCATGGTGATTTGCCGGTGCAAGCAGGGAGATAATCGGAAAACTATGACCGGTTTCAGTATCAATCGCGGTTAACGTATGCAGACGATAGCCGACTACGTATACAGATTTGTCACGCTTGTTGCGTCGTTTTCCACAGTCGCTATCGAGATCACTGTAAATACGTATGTTTTGGCCATTGATATTTAGTGAAGCCAAGGGGATTTTACATTCATTGACCAGTTCGGTAGAGTCCACTCCGTGCAGAATATGGTCACCAAGCATCCCGGACTGCAAAAAATGGTGCAAAATATACACCGTAAGGGTGTTGAAAAGATCATCTCAATATTGCACAAAAACAGTTGCTTAAGCTAAAAAAGCCTGTATAATGAAAAAATTCAATAATATTAAATCGCTTGCTCATTTCAAGTGTTATGCATAATAAAAATATCAAACGTATCGTACAAAAAGAGCTCAAGAAAAACTATCCCAATTGGAACCGTCTGAATCGAAAAACCAAAAAAGAAATCTCTCGAAAAGTTCTTGCGCAGGTCGCAGGCGAGTATGATTTTAAACAGGAGATTTCAGCCTCGTCGGATGAGCTGCTCGGCGTGGAGCAACAGGTTCAGACAAAAGGCATTATCAGCCTTGACCAGATGGCTGATATTGTCAATGAATCAAAAAATAACAATATCATGAAGCTTTGCGGAAAAAGTCGTTTCGCCAAATATATCAAAGATGAAGAACTCCGGTTTATCGACCAGCTGCTTGACAACGAAATTATCAATCGCCTGTTAGCTTATGAGGGCTATAGTCCTGCTATGCGGGACTTATTTCCTCACAACATGTTTCGTGCCGAACTGCTCAAGACGATCAAGTATCCAGAAATAAGCTACCGAAAATTCTGTGATAAAGAATACCTCGGCCTTGACCGCAAACAGAACCGCGCCTTTATCGGATTGTCATTGCGTGAAAAAGCAATTATTGACCATACTCAGCTCAGCAAATTCCGTCATTCCCTTACATTTGTCCAACAAATTAATATTACGGTGTATATTTTGCACCTTTTTTGCAGTCCGGGATGCTTGGTGACCATATTCTGCACGGAGTGGACTCTACCGAACTGGCCAATGAATGTAAAATCCCCTTGGCTTCACTAAATATCAATGGCCAAAACATACGTATTTACAGTGATCTCGATAGCGACTGTGGAAAACGACGCAACAAGCGTGACAAATCTATATACGTAGTCGGCTATCGTCTGCATACGTTAACCGCGATTGATGCTGAAACCGGTCATAGTTTTCCGATTATCTCCCTGCTTGCACCGGCAAATCACCATGACAGCCATTTTCTTTCGCTTTTGGTTGATGTGGCGCAGGCTATGGGCGTTGAGGTGAAACTGGTCACCGCCGATACTGCCTATCATGACAATGACGGATCATTGCACGACAAAACAGGTATATACGTGACAACCCCACCCTGTTCCACAGCATCTACACCGGACAATGTTGATACCGCCAATGGCACGGTTTTCTGCCATAACGAATGTTCTGTTCCTATGGAGTATGCGGGCGTTGACGAAGATCATCACGAGTATAAATGCGCAGCAAATACAGGTGAATGCCTTCTTAAAGGAAGCTGCCCTCAATGTCGAAGCATATCATTAGACAGAGGCTTTTTCCAGCGAATACCTTACCATGTCGAGCAGATACGGGAGGCGCATGATATTCGCAAGAACTGTGAACGGCCTTTCAATCTGTTAAAGCATCAAACCGGTCTTGAAACCGTTCGGGTTCGCGGTCAGTCCGCAATCACAGTTCGATGTACGTTCAGCAGCATCTCTTTGTTATTGTTAAAAATGGCAGGAACCCGCAAAAAAGAACCTGCTAAAAAGTCACCGCAACTGCCGCTCTTCAAAATGGCAGCATAACAGAAAGATCAAAGAAACAATGTAAATTATTGCAGCACCCAACAATACCCGTTTGCTCATTTTTGCTGTTCCTGACAGTCGGCTTGTCCAAAAACAGAGTCTTTGCCCATAGTGGTTTGAAAAAGGCTAAAATCCGCCTGGAAAGTGTTCGACATCAAGCTGCAGCAACACTGATAAACGAAAAAAAATGCTTATTGGGCATCTCGGACAACTGAAATTGCTCTATGCTGGGGTACTTTTCAACACCCTTACCGTAATATTAATTTGTTGAACAAATGTAAGGGAATGACGGAATTTGCTGAGCTGAGTATGGTCAATAATTGCTTTTTCACGCAATGACAATCCGATAAAGGCGCGGTTCTGTTTGCGGTCAAGGCCGAGGTATTCTTTATCACAGAATTTTCGGTAGCTTATTTCTGGATACTTGATCGTCTTGAGCAGTTCGGCACGAAACATGTTGTGAGGAAATAAGTCCCGCATAGCAGGACTATAGCCCTCATAAGCTAACAGGCGATTGATAATTTCGTTGTCAAGCAGCTGGTCGATAAACCGGAGTTCTTCATCTTTGATATATTTGGCGAAACGACTTTTTCCGCAAAGCTTCATGATATTGTTATTTTTTGATTCATTGACAATATCAGCCATCTGGTCAAGGCTGATAATGCCTTTTGTCTGAACCTGTTGCTCCACGCCGAGCAGCTCATCCGACGAGGCTGAAATCTCCTGTTTAAAATCATACTCGCCTGCGACCTGCGCAAGAACTTTTCGAGAGATTTCTTTTTTGGTTTTTCGATTCAGACGGTTCCAATTGGGATAGTTTTTCTTGAGCTCTTTTTGTACGATACGTTTGATATTTTTATTATGCATAACACTTGAAATGAGCAAGCGATTTAATATTATTGAATTTTTTTATTATACAGGCTTTTTTAGCTTAAGCAACTGTTTTTGTGCAATATTGAGATTATCTTTTCAACACCCTTATTTTGAACATTGCGCCCTTTACAAAGAGGAAGCCTGCATACTCCCCAAGAGCATGCCTGTATCCTCCTGCCGGGAATCACTGCGTCCCCCTCCTTTTTCACCCTATTTCCAGAGGATGAACAATAATTCCATTGACAAAGCCGGAAGAGCGCCGTAATTTGGCACAAGCAGTTCTGATCGGGTCAGAGGGAGCCGAAGCTCCCGTCTGCCCACAGAACCGTGCGTACGGGTCCGTACACGGCTCCTCATGTTATACTCTTATCCATCGATGAAGAGGTAACCAGTGCGAATGCTTTTGATCTGACCGTATCTCTTGTCCCTTTTCCTGGATGAACCAAGCAACAGGGTATGCTTTTTCTAACGCAAAAGTATGAGATAAGGCCCATCGACCATTATTCGAAAATGCCGCGTTTGCTGCACTCTTTCGGCTCACCCCTCTTTTCTTCAGCTTCTTGAACAGATGGCGACGCCTTTTCTGTTGATCCACCAGACGCGCACGGAGTCTTCTCCGTATATGCGCTTCGATTTTGCTGAGTTGAGATGGATATTCCGTCATCCGATAATACCCGGCCCAACCGACATACCAACGGTTTATCCGCTTAATCGTTTTCTCCAGCGGCAGATACGTGCCTCGCGGTGTCAACTCTTTGACTTTCTGCATGGCCGTTTTCATCGATTTCGCTGAAATAGCCAGTGTTCCTTCAACGATAGTCATTCCGAGAAATTTCACCTCGCTGGAATGAGCGACCTTGCTCTTATCACGGTTGATCTTCAGCTTGAGTTTCTTTTCAATAAATTTACTGATACTGCTCATGACACGCTCTGCCGCTTTGGGCGAGCGAACATAGATATTGCAATCATCAGCAAAGCGGCAAAACTCAAGCCCCCGCCGTTCAAGCTCCTTGTCCAGTTCATCAAGCACTACATTGCTCAACAGCGGACTCAGAGGACTTCCCTGGGGAGTGCCTTTCTCACTGAGCATCACATCACCGTCCTTCATTATCCCGCTCCGCAGAATCATGCCGATTAAACGGAGTACCCGTTTATCATCCACATGCCCTGAAAGAAGATAAATCAAACGATCATGGTTCACTCGGTCGAAAAATTTCGACAAGTCGATGTCCACCACATACTCTTTCCCGCTCTTCACAATCCGCTGGCCGGATTCCACCGCCTGACGTTGACTACGTCCGGGACGAAAACCAAAGCTGTGATCAGAAAATCCCGGATCAAGTATGGGCTCCAAAAGCTGTTTGATCGTCGCATGAACAACCCTGTCTTTTACGCAGGGTACTCCAAGCAAACGAACGCCTGCACCTTTGCCCGGCTTGGGTATTTCAACCCGTCGCACCGGACTCGGTTTATACCTCCAGCCTGCAAGTTCTTTCGCAAGCTGTTCTATCTCTTCTTTCAGGCTGCTGCCGAATTCTTCGACCGTTACCCCGTCTACTCCCGGGGAGCCGCCGTTCTTCCTCACTGCCTTGAAACCTGCACGCAAAAATCGCACGTCGCAGAGTTTCTCAAAGAGACTTCTTTCATCAACAAACAGTTCCCTTTGTCTCATTTCACCTTCCATTTTGCGCTGTTATTTCATCACTCCGCACAGTCTCTGTTGTCATCGGAAGTATACGTATCCGCTTCAAAGACAGTTCCTACGGCTGAGCTCATAACAACATCTATTCTGAGAGTCCGGTTCTGATAACATGTTCCGCCCTTCGGCTCCGGCATTGCTGCCACTTTCTTGAATTATTTCAAGCAGTGCGAACCAAGAAAAAGCATTTCCCCCTCTAACCCCCTGAGTAATCGTACGTAATTGACATAAAAAAAGCCTACCCCGAAATGTACGCTGGAGGTTCGCGCAGAACAGGCATCCGGGTATGCATCCAGATTGCCCGAAGCAATATCGGCGGCACCACTGTCTTTCGCAGGAGCATACCTGCATCCTCCCGAAGAGCATACCTGCATACTCCCCAAGAGCATGCCTGCATTCTCCTCAAGAGCATGCCTGCATTCTCCCCAAGAGCATGCCTGCATACTCCTCAAGAGCATAGTGGTATCCTCCGCAAGAGCATAGCTGCATCCTCCTGCCGGGAATCACTGCGTCCCCCTCCTTTTTCACCCTATTTCCAGAGGATGAACAATAATTCCATTGACAAAGCCGGAAGAGCGCCGTAATTTGGCACAAGCAGTTCTGCTCCATCCCATTTTATCCCATCATTTCAAAGGAGAATCCTCATGTCAAACGTTCAATGGAAACCAGTTGAAAATGCCCTGACCACCCCCCGATCTTACCGCGTTCAGGTTGTGCCGTATAATACGCCCGGCTACGATGAAATGGCTGCTGACATCTCGGCCCTGAATCCCAACTACAACGCGAACCTGATCCGTTCCCTTGCTCCCCTGATGATGGAGTGGATTCAGACACGGCTGATCAACGGCGACCGGGTAACCCTGGAGGATGCCCTGAGCTTTCATCTCACCATCAGTGGCAGGCTGGACGGGCCGGATTCTCCCCTGCCTGATGATGAAGATCTGATCAATGTTAATATATATGCCACCCGGCCCTTTGTGGAGAAGATCCGCAAAGAGGTCCAGTTAGAACGGCTGCCCATGAGCAAAAAACAGCCGCTGATTACCTCGGCAGAAGACACCAAACTCAAGCTGACCGATGTACTCAACCCGGACGGCGTACTGCACCTGACCGGCAGTAATCTCTTTTTCCAGGAGGATAACCCGGACTGTTCCTGCGTTCTCCAGGGCACCCGGAGTGGTCAGACCAAGGAATGTAAAAAAAATAACTTCCCGATTTGCTCCACTGCTGTAAAATATCCTGTATTATGAAAACAGCACATTACACATCAGAAGTAGAGGAAGGCATGCAGCTATTTGCAGCAACACTTAATGAACGAGATTTTCGTCGCTATGCGGCAATCGAAGCTCTAAAGTTGGGGCACGGCGGTATTAGCTACATTTCAAAGTTGTTATCCCTTGATCCCAAAACAATTTCTAAAGGAATCAAGGAGATTTTAAAAAAACATTAAATCATGAATATATCAGGAAGCCTGGAGGCGGTCGTTCGTATATTGATGAGAAATATCCCAATATTCACAAGGTTTTTCTGTCGATAATTAAAGAACATACCGCTGGATGCCCGATGAATGATGACATTCGCTGGACGTATCTAACCCACCACGAAATTGTCGAAAAATTAGCGAAGAAAAAAATCTTTATTAGCTCTCCCACTGTTGCTGATTTACTCAAGTTTCATGGCTTTAAAAAGCGTAAAATGAGCCAATGCAAGACAATCAAAGATGTTGAAAACAGAGATGAACAATTCATAAATATAGAGAGACTACGTAATATCTACACCCAAGCAGGAGAACCAGTTGTCAGTGTTGACAGCAAGAAAAAGGAACCGTTTGGCAGTTTGTATCGAGAAGGTGAAGTCTATTCAACAAGTTCCCCTGAAGTATATGATCATAGCTTTGCTTCCTTGCAAACCGGTTTATCCGTACCTCATGGCATTTTTGATATCAATAAAAATAAAGCATGTGTTAACATAGGGTTGTCTCGCGATACCGCCGAGTTTTTCTATGACAGTATGGTTTTGTGGTGGGAGACTTATGGAAAGATTGAGTACCCTGATGCTAGAAAATTGTTAATTCTTTGTGATGGTGGTGGTTCAAATGGTTGCAGACATTATGTTTTCAAGGAAGCTGTGCAAAAATTAGCCAATACGCTTGGTCTTAGTATTCGTATTGCCCATTATCCGGCCTATTGCTCAAAATATAACCCCATAGAACACAGGGTTTTCCCTCATATAACCAGAGCGTTATCCGGTGTTGTCCTGGATAGTGTACAGACAGTGAAATCTTTGATTGAGAGTAGGGCAAAAACAAAAAAAGGTTTAGAAACCTACGTGAATATAGTGGATAAAATCTACGAAACGGGCAAAAAGGCGTCGGAGTTGTTTATGGAGAATATGCCTATCGTTTTTGACCAGTTCCTGCCGAAATGGAATTATAAGGCCGTGCCAGTTTTTTGAAATCGGGAAGTTATTATTTTTTTGTTCCAAGCAGACCACCTTTGCCTCCATCGCCAACAGCGAAGTCCTGCTGGTGCCTGACATCCCTGCCCAGCCTGACCCGTGGAACAACGAGTACACCGTATCCATCAGCACCCAGTACACCGAGCACGGCACGGTCCGCACCGGAACCTTTGGCCGCAAACTGCGCACTCCGCTCAGCGTCACCCTGGGCAATGGCGACGGCATCCTGACTGATGATGCCAATGCGCCCTATGTCACGGTGGAGGGGGGCAATCTGACTGGGGAGGAGATGGTGCGTATTCAGGTTGTACAGGATCTGCACGAAGGCCTGCTGTTTTTCAATCTGCGGGATATGCACGAAAACGGGGAGCAGGGCGAGCCTGTCCGGGTGAGCGGCAACGGCCCCTGCACCCTGCCCGGCTTTACCGGTTCCGGCCTGACCAGTCTGGACCTGACCGTGCAGAAGTACAGTAAGCTGATGGATATGATCCGTAATAAGTACGGCGGAAGACTGGTGGATGTGCTCAAGGTGGAGAGCGGGGCCTGATCCGGTTATCCTTACGTTATTCTTCTGATCGGGGATTATCGGCCAGCGCATTATTGTAGGGGTCGCCCCCTGTGGCGACCCTGCCTATCACAAAGCGGACAAGCACAGGGGCTTGCCCCTACCCTTCCGGTCTTTTATTCAGCAGCCAGCCGGGCCTTGTCCTCCTGATGCTTCCTGTGAAGGAGACATCATCAAGGGCCTTGGTATCCGGGTATTCATAGGTCAGGTGCTGAACGCTGATCATTGCTCTGTTCCCTCCGAGTTATATTGATATCCCTGTGGAACTTACTCCACAAAGGTGGCAATCTCTTCCACCGGGCTGCGCTCAGTGCGGTAGCCGTTCACCGGGGCTGCCAGATCAGGGTAGCCAATAGACATCCCCAGGACCAAGCGGTTATTCTCCGGGATACCAAGATACTCTTTAATGGCCTCTGCATAGTCGGTCAAAAAGGCCTGGGGAACCGTACCCAGCCCCTTGGCCTGGGCTGCCAGCATCAGGTTTTGGGCAAAGAGCCCTAAATCAAAAAGGGACCAGGAGGACAGGGAGTTGTCCTGATACAAATAGATGGCATGGGGGGCTCCGTAGAAAGAGAAATTGGCCCTCTTGGCCCTGGTAACCACAGCAGGATCACGCAGATCCATGCCTGTCAGTTCCTGGCGCTTATTCATCAGGTAGGTAATACGGGCCTGCTCTTCTTCAGGCCAGGATGCAGGGGGAGGAAGATCCGGGTTAGGCGGGGTGTTGTTGTCCAGCAGATCTATCATCAGCTGAGAGAGACCTTCCTTTTTCTCCCCGGAGATCACCATCACCTTCCACGGCTGGGTGTTCTTATAGGAGGGGCTCCAGCAGGCCATTGAAATGATCTCTCTGAGCAGATCCTGGGAAACCGGCTTTTCCTGGAAAGCGCGGATACTGCGCCGGTTAGTAATGCATGCGATGGCGTCCATATCTCTTTCTCCTTTATGTCACGGTAGGGGCGAACCTGTGTGTTCGCCCTTGATATAGCGGGCAGACACATGGGTCTGCCCCTACAGATCGTTCTGATTAATGCTTAAATGAGCGCTGACCAGTGAACATCATAGCCACCTGGGGGTTGGCCTCGTTACAGGCCTCAATGGTGGCATAGTCACGCATGGAACCACCGGCCTGGAGGATAGCGGTGATACCCTCACGGATACCCACATCTGCGCCATCGCGGAAGGGGAAAAAGGCATCGGAGATCATGGTGGAGCCGGGCAACCCGCCCCGATCTTCCTTGACCTTGGCATCAATGGCTGCTTTATCGCCTGCATCCCGCTTGCCCTGCTCAATTTCTAACGCCAAGTCCGCATAAGGGATTCCATACTGATCAAAACAGATGATGTCGGCATATTTCACATAGGCCTTATGCACGGCAATCTCTGCCACGCCCACGCGATCCTGCTCACCGGTACCGATGCCGGTGGTGCAGCCGTCTTTGACATAGATGACTGAGTTGGAGGTAACCCCGTGCTCCACAGCCCAACCGAAGATCATGTCATCCAGCTCCTGCGGAGTGGGCTGGCGCTCACAGGCGTACTCCTGACCCTTCCAGGTTGCGGTGGCTGGCTTCAGGTCTGCTGCTGAACGAATAGAGTTGACCGCAGACTGCTGGATGATGATACCGCCATCAATCAGGGACTTGAAATCAACAAAACGATATTTCTCAAAGTCCGCCAGACGGTTGATGCCGTCCATACGGATAACCCGCAGGTTCTTGGCCTTGGCCAGGATCTCCAGCGTCCCTTCCTCGAACTCAGGGGCACAGACAACCTCCAGGTAATTCTGGCTCATCAGCTCAGCGGTTGCCTTATCAATAGCCCGGCTGGTGATAACAGCACCACCGAATGCAGCAATG is drawn from Candidatus Electrothrix aestuarii and contains these coding sequences:
- the ltrA gene encoding group II intron reverse transcriptase/maturase — encoded protein: MRQRELFVDERSLFEKLCDVRFLRAGFKAVRKNGGSPGVDGVTVEEFGSSLKEEIEQLAKELAGWRYKPSPVRRVEIPKPGKGAGVRLLGVPCVKDRVVHATIKQLLEPILDPGFSDHSFGFRPGRSQRQAVESGQRIVKSGKEYVVDIDLSKFFDRVNHDRLIYLLSGHVDDKRVLRLIGMILRSGIMKDGDVMLSEKGTPQGSPLSPLLSNVVLDELDKELERRGLEFCRFADDCNIYVRSPKAAERVMSSISKFIEKKLKLKINRDKSKVAHSSEVKFLGMTIVEGTLAISAKSMKTAMQKVKELTPRGTYLPLEKTIKRINRWYVGWAGYYRMTEYPSQLSKIEAHIRRRLRARLVDQQKRRRHLFKKLKKRGVSRKSAANAAFSNNGRWALSHTFALEKAYPVAWFIQEKGQEIRSDQKHSHWLPLHRWIRV
- a CDS encoding IMP cyclohydrolase, yielding MSDIKKMYTTILGDSFPMDMTISFGDQTLVYRKRTWAIPTEDGGVDERGIRYGENPDQEAALYELVNGNLALGDCKFIEPGNSLVSGISVEDMLQVGKHPGKINLTDVDNGLNIIKYLVDKPAAVILKHNNPCGAAVGSNLADAYNKANRADRIAAFGGAVITSRAIDKATAELMSQNYLEVVCAPEFEEGTLEILAKAKNLRVIRMDGINRLADFEKYRFVDFKSLIDGGIIIQQSAVNSIRSAADLKPATATWKGQEYACERQPTPQELDDMIFGWAVEHGVTSNSVIYVKDGCTTGIGTGEQDRVGVAEIAVHKAYVKYADIICFDQYGIPYADLALEIEQGKRDAGDKAAIDAKVKEDRGGLPGSTMISDAFFPFRDGADVGIREGITAILQAGGSMRDYATIEACNEANPQVAMMFTGQRSFKH
- a CDS encoding ISAzo13 family transposase, with translation MDEKYPNIHKVFLSIIKEHTAGCPMNDDIRWTYLTHHEIVEKLAKKKIFISSPTVADLLKFHGFKKRKMSQCKTIKDVENRDEQFINIERLRNIYTQAGEPVVSVDSKKKEPFGSLYREGEVYSTSSPEVYDHSFASLQTGLSVPHGIFDINKNKACVNIGLSRDTAEFFYDSMVLWWETYGKIEYPDARKLLILCDGGGSNGCRHYVFKEAVQKLANTLGLSIRIAHYPAYCSKYNPIEHRVFPHITRALSGVVLDSVQTVKSLIESRAKTKKGLETYVNIVDKIYETGKKASELFMENMPIVFDQFLPKWNYKAVPVF
- a CDS encoding nitroreductase → MDAIACITNRRSIRAFQEKPVSQDLLREIISMACWSPSYKNTQPWKVMVISGEKKEGLSQLMIDLLDNNTPPNPDLPPPASWPEEEQARITYLMNKRQELTGMDLRDPAVVTRAKRANFSFYGAPHAIYLYQDNSLSSWSLFDLGLFAQNLMLAAQAKGLGTVPQAFLTDYAEAIKEYLGIPENNRLVLGMSIGYPDLAAPVNGYRTERSPVEEIATFVE